GAACGGCGAGTTAATACTGTGTATGTGAAAGTTTCCACACAATTTCTGCTGAAATTAACCAAAGATAGACGTTTCACCGATACTATCATGATTAGCATCGCTTAGGGTACGATCAGACGCGTTGCTTGATAGAATGTAAACAACACCGGCAATAGCAATACATCCTTAGGTTTTTAACCACAGCTGCTGAGCAGCGCGTTGAATCGCTGAGAGTTCAGTAGGCACTAATACAGACGAGCATACAACAGGAGTTCCATCGCTATGAATGTGAACACTACTTGATGCGTATCTATGACAACGGAATTTGCGATAAAGATTATCTCAGTGAGTGTGATCACACTGAAGTAATGTTCCCACAGATCGTAATCAGTTTCAGTTCAAGCAATGAGTAGTTCGGATGTGAAAGTCAATCGGAATTTATGGTGAGTCATAATTATTCCGAATTTTGACTGCGTTGTAGGCAGTATAGGTAAttcaggaaaaaaatgattgttcGTGTAGTGCACAAAATATATTGCTTAGATGGAAATGGATCGATTACATCAACACTGTTATGGTTGTGTTGTTCATCAAGGGAATTGGACAATAATTTACCATTGCGAACAAAATATGCGACAaacttgcaaacaaatatatttatgCAAAAGCCAGTGCGATGTAATGTAGTTTTCCGTAGATGTCAGAAATGGGAGTGCATTGAACTTGGTTGATCACCATGAAGGCATTGAGAATCTTGCGTGGGTTGTCAGGTTTGATAAAGCCGCTTGTAATTCGTATAGATACATGCTTTACTAGCTTAGTGCGTCTTAAGAAGAACATTGCTACAACTGAAGAAACTTTGATAATCCTGCTTGTGGTCGGTTCTACGCAAAGAATGAAGCAATAGCAGTACATGCAACATTTGTAgtttcatgtgtgtgtttatagtGTTATAGGATGTGATAAAATGTACATAAAAGTGATGATGTGATATGTATAAAAGTGTGACCGATGGAACATCTTCCAGCAGATAAAGATGTTGTGGATAGGAAATGAAAGCTCAAACAACACCCACAAGGTACGTCTCTATTGAGTTCGATCAATGtctatcattttatttttcgttagtAATTACATTAGTTACACACGAGCTGGTTTttgttatgtgtttgtttagtttttgccTAGAATCTTCGTTTTTTCActgaatacattaaaaaaaaggtgaacaaATGAGTTTTGTCcaagaaaaacacagaaaCGAAAACACGAGACAGTCTAGTCTTTCAATTAGTTGACGATTTTCGTTTCTTGCTCtcttttcaattcatttcgcCACTATCATGCTAGTAATAATATTCGTCAGTGTTCctatttcgttttcgtttgtttttttttcttcgctactTATTATGCTTTTCCCTATTTATATTCCCTACCTCTTCCAAAACCGCGAAATCTATTCCATTTGAGCCACTTAAACGCTAAAGTTATCACAGATTTTGcgaaattttttgtttcgttcgatcGTCGTtcgtgtttcgttttcattttcactttgcgtgttattttgtgtgtgtgtgtttttgtttaggtATCAGTGAagagttttttgtttagtatGCTACAGCGGAGAGTTTTtccgttttaaaaatactgaCCGACCGGTTCAGTCTCTACGCCTGCATCCGAACGTGTGTTGAAGGGCGTGATTGCTTTACTTGCTGGCACGTTACCACACTGGAGCACTCTCCAAAGTCCACCGTACCGGGCTATTTCCATAAGAGACTCGCATCGGTGCCAGATGAAGCCGAGCATGAGAATCGGAGGCGATGTGCGATGCTGCGATGGGTTCGAGATAGCACAACCAGTCGCGGTTGAAGCCAGTGCTTGTTTATTGTACAAATCTGTCGGAAGTAGAACGGAATGGACACTCGTCAGTCTTAGCAGATGGGTTTGATCGGTGTCAAAAGAATACTTACGATttaaaatgaatgtgaatATCCTTGAACCCATGCTCGGTTGAACGGATGTCCAGCGTGTTCGGTACCTAATCTAGCGacgaaaaacgaaatattGGTTAACTTAAAAGCAAACGAGCGCAAATTGAGAACCAAATGTGCGACTAGCTACCTGCATGGATTGCGATCGCAATTCGCTTTCAAATCGTCCGTTTTTTTTGACATCAAAATAACGCTACTGTTCCCCATTTTTAACAGTGTACATAGCTACACATTCGGTAAGTTCAGAAATTCGATGTACATTGATGCACGCTAAAGCAGAAGCGGCCATTATTACAGCCGTCGGAATTGGTATCTTTACTATCAAGCTTCTGCGTTGCATACGTCTACTGGGTTTATGTCCTTTTGCTACTACCTTTTTTACTACGATGGATCGAGCAGGTTCGCCTTATGTTTTCGGATTGCGGTTTTACATATTTCTGCAACAATCCACCCATCTGCTAACACCTGCTCCTAACGCTGACATACGACGAAACATTGCTACTCACAAACGGGGTGGGCGGGGAACTGTAGGTTTTTGACGCTTTCGGGTTTTACTAGACACGCTAAATGTTCCGTTTACTCTTTGCTAAAGTTTGCTTCTCGTAGTGTAACTCGCTCCTGCTAGGTTGTTATCTTTCgttcaatattttgttttgtttgtgcattgTCATAGGATTTCCTTCGCTTATCACagacattgttgttgttgttgttgttttgcttgttaaaATGTAACGATTCCTGTTGATGAGGCGCTTGGAACCTAGGGGATGTCAAAAAGTTTTAGATATtagttttttattctttcatcACGGCCAACTATCGTTACCTTATCATCAAACGTTTCCGTTGCCTTGGTACAGGTCCAACTCATTGTCCTTTGGGTTTGTTGAGCATTGCTGTTGAACAAATAGATAAAGCATAAAGATCAGTCTAAATCCTACATCGTTTGTAGAAAATCTTCCTATAGCTTACCGATTGCTTCGCTTCCCATCGCTTCAAGGCGGATTTGTATCGTTCGAACTCGTGGCACCAATCGGAGTAGATTTTTTGATAATCGTTACCCTTGCTCGGAGCCGTACACCTGCAAGGATAGTTAAGGCAACCGATCTAGAGTCTGCCCACGTGGAACATCAATGACTGAGTCCAATACTTACCGATGAGCATCCACAACCAGACTGAAGCTGCACAGTAGCGAACCGCCGATATAACAATCGTACCGGCCACTGTCCGCTTCGTTGATCGCAATCACCACCAGCCCACCTTCGGACGTTTCGATGTGCTTGGTAACGCTGTACCGTACCTCGTACCGGCCACGCTCCTTCGAATGATGGTACCAGGTGACCGGTTGGTGCTTCAGGATTTCCGGTACCCGTGCGAAACACCCGAGATGTACGCTCTGCCCGAAGGTGACGATAATTTTCTTCCGCATCACGTTCGTGTCACAAATGTCCGACGTCCGGTTGCCAACATCCTGTCGtgttagataaaaaaaaagcgaacggtGTTAAAGCGAACATTTCCACAGCTCAGCGGTGGATGTTCAATTTTCGTCAAATCGTCAAATTTTCCAATAATCGTGATTAAATTCGGTATCGCTTTTTAATGCGATTAAAACGGTTAGATAATCAGCACTCGCCGACGGGCGCACTAACCCGTTGTGTACTGGTCTGGTAAGGGTTTTATCGGGACGGGGAGGAACCCTTTTAACTCCGGTTTTCAATTAACGATACATTATGCTGATGGCGCCATGAGGACGACCACCAATCGTTCTAGTCGAGCGTTTGGGTGAGCtagcacattttttttcttcgttgttCCGCTCCGGGGATCGATAGTGGTCTCGTGGTGACGATCACTGGTTATGGCCCAATtctaaaaatcaatttcatcgtTATAGAGTGATTGCACACGTCCCGGATTGCTGCGGCCCCCCCTCAATTGGTTTTCACACGACGCAAAACAGGGGGGCAGGCGGAGGGACGGAATTCCAAAAGGGATTTCGAATCGAGCTAATGTATCGACAAACCCGAGAGGGAGTAATTATTCTAATCATTACACCGGCACACCATTCAACCTTGGGATGCCTTTCGGTTGGTCGCATGGGAAAATGTGCACATACCACACTAGAGCCATTTTTTCCCTAAGCGTCGTCCCTAAGCGCGcgcaataaaattgaaatcgatACTAATAAATACGTGCGAGCCGATGGGTTTTAGGTGCCGACAGTAGGGTAATTGTGAGGTGTTCGattttcccccccccctccccatacTGATATGTGCGTACTAATGGAATCGAATGAAAATGGTGGCACACTGTGGATGGCGTGAAGCACCCGGGTATGAAGAAACGTTTTCAGTTACGATAATTTCGATCGATGCTGAATGCCACAATTGTTACGTGTGATgagtaattatttatttgtgcaTGATTTTATGTTAGCCTTTTTATGAGCGGTGAATAATTTCATTAGCCTAATAGCTAAGGTTTTTGTATTTGAAatatggtgttatttttcaattttaactaTTGAATAGCAACAAAACTATGAAGCTTATAATAAGCAGTGAAAGAGTTACGATGgtttttgcattaaaattgcaaaacaacagTGTGCAAAGCACTTGGGTATACAAAAACTCCTAAAACTATGCAATTTGACGTTCAAAACAATCTAATGTGAATGTTTCAATTCGTTGTAAAATAGTTCACCGAGTGTTCGCCGGTATGATTGGTTAACATACCTGAAGGAATCCTAGTTGATATGGTCTACAGCTACCACTGTCGCGATCCCAGCCACAGTACGGATCCTGTACACACCGGTAGCAGCTATCATACCGTCGATTACACATAACCAGATCGATCTGCTTGATGCGCGAATCGGTGCCAATGTACAGCGACTTGTACCGCTGACTAAGCCGCATCACCTGAATCGCTTCATTAGGTGCCACATCGAAAATGTCCAACAGTTTTGCCCGTGATTGTCCATCGTGGAAGTACTGTACCACTTTGTAGATGCGACCCTCGTTCGTCGCCAGATAGTACACCAAATACTCCTGGTTAAGGATGTCGATACTAATCctgtaatgaaatttaaaaattgtgttAATTAAAGTAGGCTTTAAGGTTTCAAGGATTTGTTTGTGGTAGGACATTGGTCGATACTCACTTGTCAACGACCAGCTTCGTGAGGATGAGATCCCGCTTGTAAAAGACAGGATTACCATAGTCATGGGTGATCGCACGATCCATCAGTGGGTGTGATCGGATGAAGTTAAGTACAGCGTCCGGTAGTGTGGTTGTATCCTCCACACATGTTCCAGGTCGGGGTTCAGGTATCTTGGAACTCATCACCGGTAGCCAGGCGGAGTTGGACGTTGCTTGTTCTTTGAATTTACCtatcaaaataaatatcccATTCGATGAGTGGAAcccattcacaaaaaaaagtctGCTCATGCACTGTCACCTACCGGCGAACGCGGAATGGATTTCTCCCAAGCTAAAACTACACACGGCCGATCCCACCAACCCGTTCGTGCTGGTCGTGAAGGTAGCGTAGAATCGCGTCTTATCCGTTGGCATCTGGTACACGTCCTGGATCTCGTTAAAGTAAAACGGAAATTCACCCGATATGCTGCAGTTCAGCCGCGCCTTCAAATAGGTCGCCCAGTTCTGGTTGAGGATGTTTTTGCCACCGGTGTCCTTCTTGCAGACGCGTGCCACCCGCGAGTACACCGCCTTGCCGCAGTTGATGTACTCGACCGCTATTTCACGGAAAAAGAAGTACACGTACTCACCGATATCGAACGATCCGACAAAGTTGGGCTCTGCGAAGGAAGGAGCAGAGAAAGCAACGCAAATGAAATTATCATTAACAGGTGCAATGCTCCATGATGGGATGAAGGCAAAATAACtctataataaataaatccagCTTTATGTTGTACGAAACAACTGCACTGAAGGTGCACTAACGTACTCTGGtcagggttttttgtttgtgttttttgtgttcttaTCCAACCAGAAGGCAAATAAGCTTAATTTCTCCGGAGAGCAAAGTGCATCCGGATCGTGGGCTGTGCTTCGggttcatttccatttgcatgCAGCGGTTCTTATTGCACTTAGCTTTTGCTACGAAGGATTTATAATGAAGTCGTTGCGTTTCAAGCGGTATCGCTTTTTACCCGCTGCTTCGGTTTAAAATTGCTTCGAAGAGTAAAAATATTCTACTGTGTACAAACAGATGAACGACTAGcggaaaaaaatatgcaagGAGAATGATTTGTGAGTAGAAAGTAGCCAATATTCCTGGGAAACTTTAAAgttcaaacattttctttagTTAGTGAAATCTCTGCAACTAATGATACCTCTGTTGTGTCCAGTAAATTCCACCAATACCTCCAATTCATTCCTTCAAAGTCGTAAGTTAccattcctttttcttcaatttctgGTTAATTACAGCCAAATATGTCTCTATTCAACGGGGGTTTATTTGTAGATTCAGGTGGATTGATATGAATTTTACTCCATTGTCGTTGTTATATTATGGGTCGTAATTGCCGTAATGGCTGCTTGCTAGATCTTGCCAAAACATGAACTTATAAATGGTAAAATTCGTTAGTAAAGATCCGAGTTCGGGTTCTTATTCTTCACAAAAACGCTGGTCTTTTTACCGCATGAGCAGAATCCTTGCCAAATCATGAATGTTTTTACCGTATTTATCAACGAACACAAGTTTGAATACCTTAGGGACCTTTCCGCGAGCAGAACCCTTATAGAATTACACCCTCggcatttgtttaaaatcggCTTTCACGTAAGTTTCTCCGTCCATCAAAAGCCAACCATGCGGTTTTGTTAGTACCTAATCGTACCGCTTCCGAGGCCGATTTCTGGCcaatatttgttgtttgagGTTTCGGATAGGATGTTTACAGACTCGTAAACACTTAAATCCCGCTCGGCGTAAGATTCAACGTACAGTAGAGCGGTCAGCgttgaaattataaaaaattaaatagtcCGAGTCCGACGTTTACCGATTAGAGACAGAAAATCTCCTTATACTGTTTAATCTACAATCGATTTAGGCAATCTGAGTCGTTTTTCCAGCTCCTGAGTTGACGCAAGATGTCTGTGCACAATCAATTTTCACTTCTGCTTTTGCATATCGAATAACTCAGTGGATAATTCATGAAATTGTCTGTCAATTGGACAaatagaaaatgtttaatttgacAACGAACCGCTGTAAAAAATGTTCCTTTTACAACCCCTGGTAGTGCCACTGTCGTTGAAACCAAGTGCCCCATTTCTAAATGGACTAAGCCTTAAGTAGGGAACAAACATACAATATGTATTGTACTTTATTGAACTTCATTGAAATATTCTTGAAGGTTGTTTCCCAAGTCTGGTACAAAATGAGCGTCTAACATTGCCCAGAAATGGCTGACAGCACGCTGTAATCGCTAATCATAAGCTTCTTACATAAACATTGGAACTCCCATGTAAGTTACCATCCAACAATGGACCTAAACTCCCATAAGTCATTGCTCAGATGGTCCACCGTAACGGGATGAATTCAAAGATTGTTTGGTCGAGCGTTCATAAATCCATAAACCTTCACCCAATGGGTGGGCCGGGATTAAGATCATCGTACCGAAACAATACGCCCGTAAGCCGTTTCGGGAGGGAAAGGATGCTGACCAATTAGGGGattgtttgcctgtttgctCTCCGTACCCTGTACGAGTCGGCTGTATTTGTCTTGCGCTAACGTACGATTGCTTGCggtttttcgattgtttccgcGGCTCATGATTTTAGGTTTTCGAGAGCAATATTTCAAAAGCCGCACGCACTGAAATAACCGGTGTTTCGCCCTGGGTAAATAGAAATTTGGTGTGATTTTCGGTGCATCCCGATCTGCCCTTTGCTTGCTCACACTCGCGGTTAAACAACCAGGGATGGATGGCTGCAAGAGGATCTTGAGCGAACTAACGAAAGCGCACCACTTCACTCATCGCAGTTAATTACCTTCAATGAGATAAACACTTGCTTCCAATACGGAAACAACCAGCAGAAACCCTCACCATCAGCTTTTCATCCAGCATGGGAATGggtacgaaacgaaacgggaTTTGTGGTTGCAAGTTTAGCTGAAATGTTATGTGCTTTGCGGTTTTTGACTCCCGCAACCGAgagagcaacagcagcagcggcataTTTGCATCATTCGAGATGGTTACATGAGAGGCTGCACGAAAAACGGCTAGTTTGTACTGATCGGAAGCACGATTACGGCAGTGTTGGTCCCCCCAGCGTATGGGCAAGGTGGGTGGGCATCAAATAAGCAGCGCTGTCACAATCCAGTGTGCAAATTGATAAATGGCCAGCGGTCAACCAGCCAAATGCAGCGTGTGATGTTCTGGGTACCGGCGGTACGTACGCATGCAGTAGGTGTACCGAGGTGCTCTAAAACATTCCATTACATTGGAAAAGAATGATGATTATCAGCAGTGGGAGCATTGCAGGAAGCACCGGGAAACATCCGTAGAGGGGAAGAAAATTAAGCATAATAAATTATACTCACTATCCAGCCACTTGGAGTCGTACTTGAGCGTACGCTTGAAGTTGTACATCTTCTTCCCGGAGGACATCTCGTACAGATCCGCCCGGAATATGACCGTATCCGCCTTGGTGAACTCGGCATTCGTACCGGAGTACTGGGGATGACAATGAGACCGAGGGGTGGTAATAACCAGGATGGGACCGAAGTGAGGGAAGAGTAACAACAtggaaaaattaacaaatgaaTCCGTTTTTGTTCCAGGGCGGACGGGGTGGGCGAGTTTTTCTTGTTCCTTGTGCCCAGTGCAATGTTGCCCTAGATGCAGTTGGAAATGATTAGCACTTACCAGTGCCGGTAGACCACCGGGATTGCCTTCGTGCACGTAGATGGCGGTCGAGTTGTCGATGGGATCGTAGGGACACTTGGCAACACCGAGGCCGACCCCGGGTACATACTCTGACCGTGGCAAGTGAGTTAAGTTTCGCTAAGGATGATAGATGAAAGGTAGTAGTTAGTTAACTGTGTGCACAGATTGAAACTATTCATTCATAACGCCTTGTTAATGGAGGACAAAAAGGAACGGGACTAGGAATTTGAGTGGAACCACCAAAAGCTTACATTTATACTGTGTAATCCGTTACAAATTGTAAATTAACCCTTATACTTTGTAGTGTCCAAAATTTGAGTAAAATTAACAGTATTCTGTACTACTTTTATTAATTAGAATTAGAGAGTATTTTGCtcaaaaacacaataacattGATTATAATAGACTTTTTTAATCGTTAGTTATCTCGATTTCTGAAGATGGCTGGGacataatttattatcatttgtattattaattaattaattcatgtCATGGCCGAGTTCACTCAGGACAAGGTGACTTTTCACTGTTTGAAGAAGGAAATGCCATCAAACGAAtataaattgttcaaaaaaTTAAGCTACCGTTGGTTacaagcaatacggcctgatCGTTCCTttcgaataaacaaaaataataatagtgtTAATAGTGTCTGTCTAATGCCTCAATTTACATAATGTGACATTAGAACTCGTAagtaatgattttttattgtagTATCACCCAAGACACAAACCCTAAGCATACAGCCCTGCCGATcgatattaataaataaatcacagacacaaaaaaataaaaaaatggccagcaaataatttttatttaaatcaacGGAAGTAATttcatgcaatacaaaacacaaaccaaaagaACATATTAAATAATGAACAATACTTAGATATTTACACTTTTTTACTTTATCGGTTCTCCTATTACAGTTAAGTCTCTTTGTTTCATCAAATTGTTTATATGTCTATTGATTTTGATGTGAAACGTTGCTTTACATAGCGATTTCCTTTTCTTGTCACTGCCATCATTACAACAGTGTCATGTTGCTAATaatagcaaagaaaaacacccatCCGAATGATGATAGCAGGAAACAAATGTCCCTCGTCACGCATCTCTATCGCACCAGGAGAATGGTGCCCACCGGGTTCTCTTATCTTTCGCTTTCGGCTTGAATTATCACGTAATTGATTTTTGAGCACACTCGAACGGAAAACTATGTACTGCTATTTTACACCATCAAGCACAGTTTGGCAAACATGGGCGGGGTTTGATTTCGCTTGGAAATAGTTTCACGCTGCGATCGAGCGTAGATGCTGTAAGGgtcgaaaacaacaaaaaatccgtaTACATTCTTGAGCGTGGGAACCAATCCTATGAAGCCTGAACGTACGGACTCCACCGAGTTGTGATGCGCGATGAAATCAAGTGTAAAGGTTCGTTTCCGTGGAAAAATTGCCCGCGGTTTTTGGCACGTTTTGGCGCATTACACTCGACACTAGAGACGCGGAATGCACGCTGTTGGctatggaaaatttaaatatttattgctcTAGCTTCAACTACAACTTCTGTAGTGTGTTTGGTAAATCTTTCGCTTCATAAAATACCTGAGTCGATATGGTTGTGGGAAAGGAGGTAACAAACCACTTAAGAAGGATGCTACAAACGAAGGATATTATATCTAAGAATTTAGAACACATCAAGTTAATACTGTCGTTGACgctgaaatttgttttttaagcATGAGTTTTTGACGTCGCCAACTTGAtgcaatcaaattttaaatttaggTTTAAAATATGAGTTTTGGGATTGGACACTTCTAGAGCTAGATATAATTGAATCATTAAAAGCGTTTAGAACTTGAGGCATTAGAGCATTTGAGTTTTAATGACTTCTAGAGGCTTGGTAGCCAAAAGGGGCTAGAAATTTAACCGATTTTGTATTGAATCTGTCGTTACTGATTGTATACACAATTGATTGCATACTAATAATAATTGCGGGAGAATGCGGATAATGCCAGAGAAATCCGCTCATCTCGAATATCCGCgtatcttgattttttttaaatataagtCATACATAAGTCATAGCATAAGTTTATGAGTCGTATTAAGGGACCGAATATGTATTGCCACGTTACAAagcatttgcattttcatttaatttaattttatgtttctttttttcaaaatttgcaatgaaattttacgaAAAGTGATGTTTATGATGTAACGTGTTTTTGggataatttgaaatttgctgattcgtaatttaattttacgttCAAAAATTCGCGAATTgtcaaattataaaaaaaaaccgaatatCTTCAAACCCACTTAAAGCGAGAAACGCGTTTATTTAATCCTTAATCGACAAAAAATTAAGATGATCTCATTTTGTATTCATTTAGAGGCAAAAATacatgaataaattataacaATATGTGACTAAGAGACAAACATTGGTTTTGAAACAACATTTTGCGGCAATGAAAGTAATAATTGGAAACATATAGAATATTTCGTTCAAGGTGTAAACCTAGTACAACAAACGGTGCTACTtacaaatattacaacatCCTTTGGGCTGTGAGCGTTCGTGCCACAAATGTAGAGCCTCGTTCCATTGTCCATTGGCTGAATGACTCGAATGtgatttttgcaatcaaacatCTGCAACGGAAGCGAACGGAATAAAAGAGTACATTAGTATACTAATTGGTGACCGGTCGAAGTGGGATAAATTACTCGCGTAACCTACAATTGAGAACAGACCATCTCAACCCTCCCGCCATCGATAACTGTTACAAAATTAtaacttaaaaacaaacaaaaaaacatcgccaCACGTCAACAATAATTTTCCCTCTTTCCTTGGAAGCTAGTACGAATGGggtatttattgttttcttttctaaacccgaattatataa
This Anopheles marshallii chromosome 3, idAnoMarsDA_429_01, whole genome shotgun sequence DNA region includes the following protein-coding sequences:
- the LOC128715317 gene encoding semaphorin-2A-like produces the protein MVGNPRNITTMLPTSSYPSLAASVPVVGQGATCTGTPTRPRMLLVMVSTAVLLLLLLPGVVLGDYENTWNSYYEQPCCGGTTNGPFHLRHHGDHVREFQCGKFYYRTFYMDEDRDTLYVGAMNRVYKLNLKNISMTSCEKDSMLLDPTGADIRNCVSRGKSEMFDCKNHIRVIQPMDNGTRLYICGTNAHSPKDVVIFRNLTHLPRSEYVPGVGLGVAKCPYDPIDNSTAIYVHEGNPGGLPALYSGTNAEFTKADTVIFRADLYEMSSGKKMYNFKRTLKYDSKWLDKPNFVGSFDIGEYVYFFFREIAVEYINCGKAVYSRVARVCKKDTGGKNILNQNWATYLKARLNCSISGEFPFYFNEIQDVYQMPTDKTRFYATFTTSTNGLVGSAVCSFSLGEIHSAFAGKFKEQATSNSAWLPVMSSKIPEPRPGTCVEDTTTLPDAVLNFIRSHPLMDRAITHDYGNPVFYKRDLILTKLVVDKISIDILNQEYLVYYLATNEGRIYKVVQYFHDGQSRAKLLDIFDVAPNEAIQVMRLSQRYKSLYIGTDSRIKQIDLVMCNRRYDSCYRCVQDPYCGWDRDSGSCRPYQLGFLQDVGNRTSDICDTNVMRKKIIVTFGQSVHLGCFARVPEILKHQPVTWYHHSKERGRYEVRYSVTKHIETSEGGLVVIAINEADSGRYDCYIGGSLLCSFSLVVDAHRCTAPSKGNDYQKIYSDWCHEFERYKSALKRWEAKQSQCSTNPKDNELDLYQGNGNV